Sequence from the Deltaproteobacteria bacterium genome:
CGTGGCGAGCGCGCGCAGGTGCCCGAGCCATTCGTCCCAGCGCGCCTGCCGTGGCAGCGCGTCGAGCCGCTCGATGAGCGGCAGCGCGAAGCCGCGGAGGTACGCGAGGTCGGCGAGCTGCCTCTCGAGCGCCGTGCCGCGCGTTTCCTCCTCCTCGTCGGTCAGCGCCTCTCGGCGAAGGCGCAGCTCTTCCTCGAGGCCGGCGAGGCGCTTCGCCCAGCGCTCCTTCCCGCCGATCACCGACGCCTCGACCAGGAGCCGCTCCCAGCGCCACGGGGCGCGCGGGCTGCCGTCGCCGCGCTCGTCGTCCGCGCGCGGCTCGGTCGCGGGCGGCAGCGGGAGGAGATCGTCCTCGGGCGGCGTCCATCGCGCGTCGGCGTCCTCGGCCGCTCCCGGGTCCGGAACCTGCGCCAGCGACACGTACTCGGCGAAGCGGCGGGCGGAGAGGCGCTCGGTCTTGCACGCGAGCAGCGCCAGGAGCGCCCGGCCCGCGGGATCGGGCCGGGTGGTGCCGCGCGCGAAGAAGACCGGGATCGCGGCGCGGCGGAACGCCTCTTCCAGGTGGGATCGGTACTCGGCGGGCGAGCGAAGGAGGACGGCCATCCGGTCGAAGGGCACGCCGCGCGCCGCCTCGCCCTGGACGCCGCGCGCGATCTCGACGCACTCGCGTGCCTCGCCCGGCCAGGAGGAGAGGGCGACGCTCCCGTCGACCGCGGCCGGCGGCGGCTCGCCGAGCTCGAAGAGGTGCGCCTTGAGCGCGTCGAGCGAGCTCCGCCGGCGCGGAGCATCGAGCGTGGAGGCGATGCAGCCGAGCGCCGCCTCGAGCCGCTCGAGCGATCGGCCGTCGCCGGCGGGCGCGGTGGCCAGCACGTCGGGCGCGGACGATGCGAGCATGGCGATGAGCTGCGCCTCGCACGCGCTCGTGACCGGGAGGTCGAGGAGCAGGAGCGGCAGGCCCACGGGGTGGGGAGGCGGGTCGGCGCCCACCGCCGCCACGGCCGCCTCGAAGACGATCGCCCGGTCGGCAAGTCGGGCTTCCTCGAGCTCCCGCGCCACGCGCCCGGCGAGCTCGCCGAGATCACGGCCGACAGCGCCGAGGGCGGCGAGCGCCTCGGGCGCGACGCGGTTCATGCGCAGCTCGGCCAGCGTGCGGGCGACGGCGAGGGGGAAGCCGGGCCGGTCGGCGACGGGCGTGAAGTAGCCGAGCCCGCGCTCCCCGAGGACGAGGTGCACCGCGCGCGCCGCGACCGCGGAGAGCGAGAGGGCGGTCGCCGGCGTGCGCTGATCGCGCGCGAGCGCCGGCGTCGCCAGGCGCACCGCGAGCCGATCGAGCGTCAGGCGAACGCTGCCGAAGCGGGCCCCCGTCGCCGCGGTGGCGGCGCGCACGAGGTCGTCGCACGCCTCCCAGCTCGGGCCGAGGACGAGCACCTCCGCGTCGGGCGGGCGGGCCTCGAGCCAGGCGGCGGCCGCTGCGACGCGGGCCGGCGCGTCGACGCCGACGACGAGGCGGGTGGTGAGGCTCAGTGGGCCGACCTCCCCTACAGCCCCAGCTCGCGCGCGATGATCGTCAGCTGGATCTCCGTCGTCCCCTCGGTGATCGTCATCAGGCGCGCGTCGCGCCAGAAGCGTTCGACGGGGAACTCGGTGATGTAGCCATAGCCGCCGTGGATCTGCACCGCCTCCCAGGTGACGCGCTGGGCGACCTCGGAGGCGAAGAGCTTGGCCATTGCGGCCTCGCGCATGGAGTAGCCCTGGTCGAAGAGCCAGGCCGCACGCCACGTCATGGTGCGCGCCGTCTCGACCTCCATCGCCATGCGCGCGAGCTTGAACTTGATCGCCTGGAACCTGGCGATCGGCTGGCCGAACTGCTCGCGCTCCCTGGCGTACTTGAGCGCCGCCTCGAGCGCCGCCTGGGAGACGCCGACCGAGCGCGCGGCGTGCGTGATGCGCCCGCCCTCGAGCGTGCCCGTCACCTGCTTGAAGCCGCCCTCGACGCCGCCGAGCAGCGCCGCGGCGGGCACCTGCATGTCGTCGAAGGAGAGCGCCGCGGTCTCCGAGGTATGATGGCCCGTCTTCTTGAGCTTGCGCGACACGGAGAAGCCGGGCGTGCTCGTGTCGACGATGAACATCGAGATGCCGCTGCCGCGCTTCGCCGGCTCCGTGTAGGCGGCGACCAGGCAGTAGTCGGCGATGTTGCCGTTGGTGATGAACATCTTCGTGCCGTTCACGACGTAGACGTCGCCGCGCCGCTCGGCGCGGGTGCGGATCGAGGCCGCGTCGGAGCCCGAGTTCGGCTCGGAGAGGCCGAACGAGCCGAGCTTCTCGCCGCGGATCGCCGGCACGAGGTACTGCCGCTTCTGCTCCTCGGTGCCGAAGCGGAAGATCGGGATGCAGCCGAGCCCCACGTGCGCGAGGAGCGCCGCCGCGAAGCCGCAGTTGACGCGCGCGATCTCCTCGATGAGGAGACAGCGCATCACCATGTCGCCGCCGCTCCCGCCGTACTCCTCGGGATAGCCCACCCCCAGGTAGCCGAGCCGGCCGAGCTCGCGGAAGAGGTCCAGCGGGAAGGTCTCGGTGCGCTCCAGCTCCTCGACGCGCGGGGCGAGGGACTTCTCGGCGAAGCTCCGCACGGCGGCGCGAAAGCTCTCCTGCTCCTCGTTCAGACGAAAGCCGAGCATGGCGGTTCCTCCGGCGGCGGACTCTAGCCGGCCCCTCCCGCGTGCCACAAGCTTTGCCGCCGGTCTTTTGCTATGCCTGGCGCGGCATGCCGGAGGCCGCGACGGTCGATGGGATCGGCGCGCACGTGGGCCAGACGGTCACGCTGCGCGGCTGGCTGGCGGGACGGCGCTCGAGCGGGAAGCTCCACTTCCTCCAGGTGCGCGACGGCACCGGCACCATCCAGTGCGTGATGGCCAGGGCCGAGGTGCCGGCGGACGTGTTCGCGCTCGCCGATCACCTGCCGCAGGAGTCGTCGCTGGTCGTGACCGGGACGGTGCGCGCCGACGCGCGCTCGCCGATCGGCTACGAGCTCGGCGTGACCGACCTGCGGGTCGTCCACCAGAGCGCCGACTACCCGATCGGCCCGAAGGAGCACGGGCCGGCCTTCCTGCTCGACCACCGTCACCTCTGGCTCCGGTCGTCACGGCAGCACGCGCTGCTGCGCGTGCGCAGCGAAGTGATCCGCGCCTGCCGGGAGTATCTCGACGGCCACGGGTTCCTCGCCTTCGACGCGCCCATTCTCACCCCGGCGGCGTGCGAGGGCACGACCACGCTCTTCCCCGTCCAGTACTTCGACGAGACCGCGTACTTGACGCAGTCGGGTCAGCTCTACGCCGAGGCCGGCGCGATGGCCTTCGGCAAGGTGTACTGCTTCGGCCCGACCTTCCGCGCCGAGAAGTCGAAGACGCGCCGGCACCTGACCGAGTTCTGGATGGTCGAGCCCGAGATGGCCTTCGCGGACCTCGACGAGGACATGGACCTGGCCGAGGACTTCCTCGTCCACGTGGTCGGCGCCGTGCGCGCCCGCCGCGCGGCCGAGCTGCGCGCCCTGGGCCGCGACCTCGCACCCCTCGAGCGCGTCGCGAAGCCCTTCCCGCGCATCGCGTACGCGGAGGCCCTCGACATCCTCGGCCGGAAGGGCTTCCCGCTCGAGTGGGGCGCCGATCTCGGCGGCGACGAGGAGACGGCGCTCTCCGAGGAGTTCGATCGCCCGGTGATGGTGCACCGGTACCCCGCCGAGGCGAAGGCCTTCTACATGAAGGCCGACCCGGCCGATCCGCGCCTCGCCCTCTGCGTCGACGTGCTCGCGCCCGAGGGCTACGGCGAGATCATCGGCGGCGGCCAGCGCGAGGACGACGCCGCCGTGCTGGAGGCGAAGATCCGGCGGCACGGGCTCCCGCTCGACGCCTTCGGCTGGTACCTCGACCTGCGCCGCTACGGCTCCGTGCCGCACGCCGGCTTCGGGATGGGCATCGAGCGCTGCGTGGCGTGGCTGTGCGGCCTGCACCACGTGCGTGAGACGATTCCCTTCCCGCGCCTGCTCGAGCGGCTGCGGCCGTGAAACCGCGGCCGTGAAACCTTGACCGCCCACCACCCCGCGTCTATGAGGGCTGCCGCCATGAGGACGCCCCTGCTCGCCGTCTGTCTGCTCGCGCTGGCGACCGCCAGGGCCGCCGCACAGGAGCAGGCAGGCGAGGAGGCGCCGGCGCGCCCCCGCCGCCCCGCCGCCGCGGCGCGTCCGGCGCCGCCCAGCGCGCGCGCCGAGCAGGATCGCGCCCTCCTCCGGCAGCTCGCCGACGCGCAGCGTGGGCTCGGCGAGCAGATGCAGCAGCTGAAGGACGCGCTCGAGGAGCTGCGCACCGACATGGCCAGCCAGAAGGATCAGGACGCCGCCGCCGAGGGGGAGGTGAAGGCGCTGCGCGACGAGGTGAAGGGCCTCTACGTGGAGATCAGCGGGGTGAAGCAGCAGATCGACGCGCTCAAGGACGACATCGGCGGCGTCGACTCGAACGTCTCCGGCTTCCGCACGTACTCGGGCTTCTTCATCGCGGTGATGATTCTGCTGCTCGCGGTAATCTTCGTGCTGACGATCCGTCGCTGACCAGCGGCGTGACGCGGGAGATGCGACGCCCCGCCACGCCCGCGACGCATTCCGCCAGCCGCATCTCCCTCACGGGCTTGGTGAGCGTCGCGACCACGCCGGGCGGGTTCGGCTCCCGCTCGCCGACCGGCGCGAGCAGGACGAGCGGCGTCCGCGAGAGCGCCGGCGCCGCATGGATGAGCTGGGCCAGCTGGCGGCCGCTCAGGTCCGGCATGTGGGCATCGAGCAGGACGAGGGCGTAGGGGTCCCCTTCCTCGAGGGCGGCACGCAGGCGGGGCAGCGCGCCGTGGCCGTCCGACACGACGTCGCTGCGCATGCCCCAGGCGCGAAGCTGCTCCTCCAGGGATGCGCGGCTGGTGTCGTTGTCGTCGATCACCAGCACGCGGAGGCCGCTCAGCTCGGGACGGGGAGCCGGCTCCTCCGGAGGAGCAGGCTCCCGCTGCAAGCGCACGGTGAACCAGAACATGCTGCCCCGGCCCGGCTCGCTCTCGACGCCGATCTCGCCCCCCATCAGGCCGACCAGCTGCTTGGCGATCGCGAGCCCGAGCCCGGTGCCGCCGTACTCGCGCGCCGTCGAGCGGTCAGCCTGGGCGAACGGCTCGAAGATGCGCGCCTGCTGCTCCGGGCCGATCCCGATGCCCGTGTCGGCGACCTCGAAGCGCAGGGTGACCGTCTTCGCGGCCTGGGCCGCGACGGCGACCCGGACGGCGACCTGCCCCTGCGCCGTGAACTTGAGCGCGTTGCCGAGCAGGTTGAGAAGCACCCGGCGGAGGCGGCCGGGATCGCCGCGCAGCGCGCGCGGCACCGCCGGGTCCACCCGGCATGCGAGCTCCACGCCTTTCTGCTGCGCCGGCCCGGCGAGCAGCTCCACCGCGTCTTCCACCACCGCACGCGGTGCGAAGGTGGTCGTCTCCAGCTCGAGCCGCCGGGCCTCGATCTTCGTCAAGTCGAGGAAGTCGCCGATGGTCGAGACCAGCGCCTCGCCCGAGCGGCGCACTCCCTCGGCGTAGTCCCGCTGCTCGGGCGTGAGCGCCGTGTCGAGCAGCAGCCCGGCCCAGCCGACGATGCCGTTGATCGGGGTGCGGAGCTCGTGGCTCACGTTGGCGAGGAAGATGCTCTTCGCGCTGGCGGCGTTCTCCGCCGCCGCCGCGGCCCGCTGCTCGTGCCGGGTGCGGTCGACCAGGTAGCCGTAGAACGCGGCGGCGGCGAACAGGAAGGGGATGCGGATGACCGTGGGCGAGCGCCAGAGCGACCACCCGGTCCCGGTGACCGTCAGCACGTAGAGGTAGGCGCCGCACACCACCACGGCGCCGACGGCGATCAGCGCCAGGTTCTCGCCGATGGCGGCGAGCAGGAGCACGAAGAAGTAGAGGGAGAAGAACTCCACGCTGAAGCGCCCGCTCGCGAGCAGCGCGGCCGTGATCCAGGCGGTATCGGCGACGATGACGGCCAGGCCGAAGCCGCTCGAGTTGTACATGCGGGCGGGCAACCACGTGGCCAGGACGTTCGAGAGCAGCGCGCCCGTGATCGCCAGGACGACGCCGAGCGGAGGGGTCGCGAACTCGTCCTCGACGAGGATCAGGTAGGCGGTCGCCGCGATGAGCGTGTAGCGCAGCAGGGCGAACGCCCTGTTCCTCTGTTCCCGCTCTGCCGTGGCCGACCGGGTCACCGGTGAACCTCCCGACCCGCCAATGCGCATGACAGATGACGGGTGCACGCTGTATCGACGACTCACCGGCTATGCAGAATGCGTGCCGCCTGCCGTCTTTCGTGCGGGCTGGAGCGCCGGCCTACGCGACGGGACCTCGCGTCGCGAATTTGGCGCTCGGCTCCCGCTCGACGGCTTTGTGGCGCCGCTCGCCCGTGCCCGCGGCGGCGATCACGATGACCGCCAGCACCGCCCCGAGGGCGTTCATTGCGACGTCCCGGATGTCGTAGTAGCGCCCCGGCACGATGCCCTGGAGCAGCTCGTCGCCGTACCCGATGGCCGCCGCGAGCGCGGCGCCCGCCGCGTAGCCCGCGAGCGGACCGGGCACGAGCGGGGCGACCGCGCGCCACGCGAGCCAGGCGGCCATGCCGTACTCGGGGAGGTGCGTGCGCTCGAGCCGCTGGGCGCTGAGCCAGGTGAAGGCGAGGGCGTAGCCGGTGGCGGCGACCGCGAGCGCGGCGTACGCCCGGGCCGGCGCGCGGCGGCGCCGGAGTGCGAGCAGGAGCGCGGCCGCGCCCGCCACGATGACGAATGCCAGCCCCGGGCCGAGGAACCAGCTCCCCGGCGCGGTGCGCAGGAAGCGCAGCCCCCAGCGCGGCGCGAAGGGAAGGCTCGAGTAGATGGCGGCGACGTATGCCCCGAGCGCCGCCCATCGCCAGAATAAACTCATCCGGGGGCCCGTCCGCTGCTCGCGTGCTGCGCTGCTCCGATACCCCCAGACCCCGTCGGCCTGCTTGACCGCTCTCGCGGCCGGCCTCCCACGCTCAGCTCCGTCCCAGCACCACGACGCAGGCGACGGCGCCGGGACCGCCCACGTTGTGCGCGAGGCCGAGCTCCGGGTCCTTCACCTGGCGGCTGCCGGCCTCGCCGCGGAGCTGCGTCACGCACTCGTAGATCATGCGCACGCCGCTCGCCCCGATCGGATGCCCGAAGGACTTGAGCCCGCCGCTCGGGTTCACCGGGAGGTCGCCCTCGAGCGCCGTGCGGCCCTCCTCGACGAGCTGCCCGCCCTCGCCCTTCTTGCAGAAGCCCAGGTCCTCGAGGTTCGATATCTCGGTCCAGGTGAAGCAGTCGTGCACCTCGGCGAAGTCGATGTCCGCGGGCGTGACGCCGGCCATCGCGTACGCCTGCCGCGCGGCGGCCTGCGTCGAGCGGAAGCCCAGGTAGTCGAAGGTGGGATCGAAGTAGGGACGGCCGGTGGTGACGGCGAGGCCCGCGCCCTTGACCAGCACCGGCGGCTTCAAGAAGCGCCGGGCCAGGTCGGCGCGGCAGATGATCGCTGCGGCCGCTCCGTCCGTCGTGGGGCAGCAGTCGAGGAGGCCGAACGGCCACGCGATGATGGGCGCCTTCAGCACCTGCTCCTCGGTCACCTCCATGCGCAGGTGCGCTCGCTCGTTGCGCGCCCCGTTCCGATGGTTCTTGACGGCGACCCTGGCGAGCGTCTCGCGCCCGAGACCGAAGGTGTGCATGTAGCGGTTGGCGGCGAGCGCGAAGAGGCCGGGCGCGGTGTTGCCGCGCGCGAGCAGCGGATGCCCGAGACGGGGGATGCCCCGCCCGCCGCGGTCCTTGAGCTTCTCGGCGCCGAGCACGAGGACGACGTCGTGCGCGCCCGCGGCGATCGCGAGGCAGCCGTTGCGGAAGGCGTCCGTCCCCGTGGCGCAGTAGTTCTCGACCCGCGTGATGGGCCGGTCGTAGAGGCGGAGCGCGTCGGCGAGCGAGACCGCCGCCTTGCCGCCGCCGGGGCCGGGGAGGTACGTGCCCAGGTAGGCGGCCTCGATTTCGGCCGGCTCGATGCCGGCGTCGGCGTAGGCCTCGAAGGCGGCGTCGCAGATGAGCTCCTCGAAGCTCCGCTCGTGGCGATCGCCGAACTTCGTGCAGCCGACGCCGATGACCGCGACCTTGTCCTTCATCCCGTCAGCCGAGGGCGCGCCTTCCAGAAATAGTTGCGGTTCCCGCCCGCCTCGTGCAAGCGCCGGAAGGTGAGCTCGACCGGTGCGCCCACCCGCACCTCGCCCTCGGCCGCGTCGGTCACCTGGAGGTAGAGACGGCCGCCGCCCTCCAGGTCGATCACGGCCATCGGCATGGGGTGCTCCGGCACCGGCGCCAGGTTGTCGAGGGTGAAGGTGAAGACGGTGCCCCGCTTGCCGAGCTTGTGCTCCTGCATGCGGTCGCGCGCCTGGCAGCCGATGCAGATGCGCGCCTGCGGGTACTGGACGAGGCCGCACGCGTCGCAGCGGCTGCCGTAGAGGCGCACGTCCTGCCGGAGCTCCTTCCACTCGATCATCGCCGTGACGGGCTCGCCCATCGGCTCGTGGGGCAGCACGCCGCGCGCGCGCAGGTAGCGCTCGTAGGAGGGCAGCGCCAGACCGCGCGCGAGGCGGTCGGCGAGCGGGCGCGGGCGGGCGGCGGGGAGGCGGTCGGTCGCGCGCACGACGAGCGCGTCGGCGCCCTCGCCGTAGGCGGCGACGACCAGGAAGTCGCCCGGCGCGGCCGTCTCGAGCGCGCGCGCGAGGAGCACCA
This genomic interval carries:
- a CDS encoding acyl-CoA dehydrogenase, whose product is MLGFRLNEEQESFRAAVRSFAEKSLAPRVEELERTETFPLDLFRELGRLGYLGVGYPEEYGGSGGDMVMRCLLIEEIARVNCGFAAALLAHVGLGCIPIFRFGTEEQKRQYLVPAIRGEKLGSFGLSEPNSGSDAASIRTRAERRGDVYVVNGTKMFITNGNIADYCLVAAYTEPAKRGSGISMFIVDTSTPGFSVSRKLKKTGHHTSETAALSFDDMQVPAAALLGGVEGGFKQVTGTLEGGRITHAARSVGVSQAALEAALKYAREREQFGQPIARFQAIKFKLARMAMEVETARTMTWRAAWLFDQGYSMREAAMAKLFASEVAQRVTWEAVQIHGGYGYITEFPVERFWRDARLMTITEGTTEIQLTIIARELGL
- a CDS encoding acetyl-CoA acetyltransferase, yielding MKDKVAVIGVGCTKFGDRHERSFEELICDAAFEAYADAGIEPAEIEAAYLGTYLPGPGGGKAAVSLADALRLYDRPITRVENYCATGTDAFRNGCLAIAAGAHDVVLVLGAEKLKDRGGRGIPRLGHPLLARGNTAPGLFALAANRYMHTFGLGRETLARVAVKNHRNGARNERAHLRMEVTEEQVLKAPIIAWPFGLLDCCPTTDGAAAAIICRADLARRFLKPPVLVKGAGLAVTTGRPYFDPTFDYLGFRSTQAAARQAYAMAGVTPADIDFAEVHDCFTWTEISNLEDLGFCKKGEGGQLVEEGRTALEGDLPVNPSGGLKSFGHPIGASGVRMIYECVTQLRGEAGSRQVKDPELGLAHNVGGPGAVACVVVLGRS
- a CDS encoding response regulator; its protein translation is MRIGGSGGSPVTRSATAEREQRNRAFALLRYTLIAATAYLILVEDEFATPPLGVVLAITGALLSNVLATWLPARMYNSSGFGLAVIVADTAWITAALLASGRFSVEFFSLYFFVLLLAAIGENLALIAVGAVVVCGAYLYVLTVTGTGWSLWRSPTVIRIPFLFAAAAFYGYLVDRTRHEQRAAAAAENAASAKSIFLANVSHELRTPINGIVGWAGLLLDTALTPEQRDYAEGVRRSGEALVSTIGDFLDLTKIEARRLELETTTFAPRAVVEDAVELLAGPAQQKGVELACRVDPAVPRALRGDPGRLRRVLLNLLGNALKFTAQGQVAVRVAVAAQAAKTVTLRFEVADTGIGIGPEQQARIFEPFAQADRSTAREYGGTGLGLAIAKQLVGLMGGEIGVESEPGRGSMFWFTVRLQREPAPPEEPAPRPELSGLRVLVIDDNDTSRASLEEQLRAWGMRSDVVSDGHGALPRLRAALEEGDPYALVLLDAHMPDLSGRQLAQLIHAAPALSRTPLVLLAPVGEREPNPPGVVATLTKPVREMRLAECVAGVAGRRISRVTPLVSDGSSARRLPRAAESSPR
- a CDS encoding VanZ family protein: MSLFWRWAALGAYVAAIYSSLPFAPRWGLRFLRTAPGSWFLGPGLAFVIVAGAAALLLALRRRRAPARAYAALAVAATGYALAFTWLSAQRLERTHLPEYGMAAWLAWRAVAPLVPGPLAGYAAGAALAAAIGYGDELLQGIVPGRYYDIRDVAMNALGAVLAVIVIAAAGTGERRHKAVEREPSAKFATRGPVA
- the asnS gene encoding asparagine--tRNA ligase, translating into MPEAATVDGIGAHVGQTVTLRGWLAGRRSSGKLHFLQVRDGTGTIQCVMARAEVPADVFALADHLPQESSLVVTGTVRADARSPIGYELGVTDLRVVHQSADYPIGPKEHGPAFLLDHRHLWLRSSRQHALLRVRSEVIRACREYLDGHGFLAFDAPILTPAACEGTTTLFPVQYFDETAYLTQSGQLYAEAGAMAFGKVYCFGPTFRAEKSKTRRHLTEFWMVEPEMAFADLDEDMDLAEDFLVHVVGAVRARRAAELRALGRDLAPLERVAKPFPRIAYAEALDILGRKGFPLEWGADLGGDEETALSEEFDRPVMVHRYPAEAKAFYMKADPADPRLALCVDVLAPEGYGEIIGGGQREDDAAVLEAKIRRHGLPLDAFGWYLDLRRYGSVPHAGFGMGIERCVAWLCGLHHVRETIPFPRLLERLRP